One genomic window of Geodermatophilus sp. DSM 44513 includes the following:
- a CDS encoding DUF6221 family protein, whose product MASEHEVQIQLLQQQIAALNERSEALARELAAAERARLADEAAKPSSLDEFLLLRIAEDEAIAVAAQSGPWSFVPDSSGDGIFGPSHNVVDPGGYNGRYGATILPQDGEHIVRWEPARVLSDCEAKRTIVEHYQYLRDDYLDEEGPDAPSVDVELEQLRWVLRVLARPYIGHPDFRDEWQF is encoded by the coding sequence GTGGCGAGCGAGCACGAAGTGCAGATCCAGCTGCTGCAACAGCAGATCGCGGCCCTCAACGAGCGCAGTGAGGCGCTCGCCCGTGAACTAGCAGCTGCCGAGCGCGCACGCCTTGCTGATGAGGCCGCCAAACCATCGTCGTTGGACGAGTTCTTATTACTGCGCATCGCTGAAGACGAGGCAATCGCCGTCGCCGCACAATCGGGACCCTGGAGCTTCGTGCCTGATTCCTCGGGTGACGGCATCTTCGGGCCCTCACACAACGTGGTCGACCCTGGTGGCTACAACGGCCGCTACGGTGCCACGATCCTCCCGCAGGACGGTGAGCACATAGTGCGTTGGGAGCCGGCACGGGTGCTCAGCGACTGCGAGGCGAAGCGAACGATTGTCGAGCACTATCAGTACCTCAGAGACGATTACCTGGACGAAGAAGGACCCGACGCCCCAAGTGTCGACGTCGAGCTCGAGCAGCTCAGGTGGGTGCTGCGCGTCCTGGCCAGGCCTTACATCGGTCATCCCGACTTCCGCGATGAATGGCAGTTCTGA
- a CDS encoding TIGR03885 family FMN-dependent LLM class oxidoreductase yields the protein MTVIGFHNSHEQVHPADLLRAVQHAEEVGFTAAMCSDHFAPWNHAQGHSGFAWSWLGAALATTSLPFGVVNAPGQRYHPAVIAQGAATLAAMFPGRFWMALGSGQVMNERITADPWPPKRIRDARLRECVDVIRALLAGEEVTHRGLVDVERARIWSLPEQQPALIGPVMSVPTARRHADWADGFITINQPHDRLRELTGAYRAAGGRGRLALQVHLCWDPDPDRAAAIAYEQWHTNTFPPPLCWDIDGPEAFEQASQHVPQEAVEGAVRVSSDLGQHAAWLAEYADLGFEEIYLHHVGKEQRPFLDAFGEHVLPQLGVTRPAPAVALDPPGETPPPRPDQRPQPAVLP from the coding sequence ATGACGGTGATCGGGTTCCACAACTCGCACGAGCAGGTGCACCCCGCCGACCTCCTGCGGGCCGTGCAGCACGCCGAGGAGGTGGGCTTCACCGCGGCGATGTGCTCCGACCACTTCGCGCCCTGGAACCACGCCCAGGGGCACTCCGGCTTCGCCTGGTCCTGGCTGGGCGCCGCGCTGGCCACCACGAGCCTGCCCTTCGGCGTGGTCAACGCCCCGGGGCAGCGCTACCACCCGGCGGTCATCGCCCAGGGCGCTGCGACCCTGGCGGCGATGTTCCCCGGGCGCTTCTGGATGGCGCTGGGCAGCGGCCAGGTGATGAACGAGCGGATCACCGCGGACCCCTGGCCGCCCAAGCGCATCCGGGACGCCCGGCTGCGCGAGTGCGTCGACGTCATCCGCGCCCTGCTGGCCGGCGAGGAGGTCACCCACCGCGGACTGGTCGACGTCGAGCGGGCGCGGATCTGGTCGCTGCCCGAGCAGCAGCCGGCCCTCATCGGGCCGGTGATGAGCGTGCCCACGGCGCGGCGGCACGCCGACTGGGCCGACGGCTTCATCACCATCAACCAGCCGCACGACCGGCTGCGCGAGCTGACCGGCGCCTACCGCGCCGCCGGTGGCCGCGGCCGGCTGGCCCTGCAGGTGCACCTGTGCTGGGACCCCGACCCGGACCGGGCGGCGGCCATCGCCTACGAGCAGTGGCACACCAACACCTTCCCGCCGCCGCTGTGCTGGGACATCGACGGCCCCGAGGCCTTCGAGCAGGCCAGCCAGCACGTGCCGCAGGAGGCCGTCGAGGGCGCGGTGCGGGTCAGCTCCGACCTCGGGCAGCACGCGGCCTGGCTGGCGGAGTACGCCGACCTGGGGTTCGAGGAGATCTACCTGCACCACGTCGGCAAGGAGCAGCGGCCCTTCCTCGACGCCTTCGGGGAGCACGTGCTGCCGCAGCTGGGCGTCACCCGCCCCGCACCGGCGGTGGCCCTCGACCCGCCCGGGGAGACGCCGCCGCCCCGTCCCGACCAGCGGCCGCAGCCCGCCGTCCTCCCGTGA
- a CDS encoding GNAT family N-acetyltransferase, which translates to MSAGVTVRLVAPGDVAPLTALLVANRDHLAPWDPVRAPEYWTEQGQRVNTDRLLDLYELGGVLPGVVLLDGEVVGQVTVNNVVRGAFRSGDLGYWVSHHVTGRGVATAAVAATARWAFGDAGLHRLQAGTLLHNAASQTVLRRNGFTPIGVAPGYLCIAGRWQDHLLFQLLDGPGMR; encoded by the coding sequence GTGAGCGCGGGCGTCACCGTCCGCCTCGTCGCTCCCGGCGACGTCGCCCCGCTGACCGCCCTGCTGGTCGCCAACCGCGACCACCTCGCCCCCTGGGACCCGGTGCGTGCACCCGAGTACTGGACCGAGCAGGGGCAGCGGGTGAACACCGACCGGCTGCTGGACCTGTACGAGCTCGGTGGCGTCCTGCCCGGGGTCGTCCTCCTGGACGGCGAGGTGGTCGGGCAGGTCACCGTCAACAACGTCGTCCGCGGGGCGTTCCGCTCCGGCGACCTCGGCTACTGGGTCTCCCACCACGTCACCGGCCGCGGCGTCGCCACCGCTGCGGTCGCCGCGACCGCCCGCTGGGCCTTCGGCGACGCCGGCCTGCACCGGCTGCAGGCCGGCACCCTGCTGCACAACGCCGCCTCGCAGACGGTGCTGCGCAGGAACGGGTTCACCCCGATCGGCGTGGCCCCGGGCTACCTGTGCATCGCCGGGCGGTGGCAGGACCACCTGCTGTTCCAGCTGCTGGACGGGCCCGGGATGCGGTAG
- a CDS encoding alpha-amylase family protein, with translation MRITDTADLWWKNAVVYCLDVETYLDWDGDGCGDLVGLAQRIDHLADLGVTCLWLMPFYPTAERDDGYDITDFYGVNPRLGTHGDLVEVIRTANDRGMRVIADLVVNHTSRQHPWFRSAEESKDSPFRDFYVWRSDPPPDTSDQVVFPDQEDSTWTLSEPTGEWYLHRFYKEQPDLDVTNPRVRDEIAKIMGFWLQLGLSGFRVDAVPFFLETAGADGGALPDPHAYLRALRSVVGRRTGDGVLLGEVNLPYDQQLDFFGGTDGDELTMQFDFVGMQALYLAMARADAGPLVTALEGRPALNPDSQWATFVRNHDELTLDKLTDDERAEVFAAFGPEERMQVYGRGLRRRLPPMLAGDPRRVRMVYSLLFSLPGTPVLFYGEEIGMGEDLDAEGRFAVRTPMQWTAGRHGGFSPVEDPAALPGPVVDGGFAPEFVNVADQRHDPGSLLSFVKLLIRRRRESPELGWGRFAVLAQPHREVLAHLCSWDDGALVALHNLGPEPRTVPVTLEGCDAGHRLVDLLEAGGTPVDDDGRAELTLDGYGYRWLRVVGPDSRRLV, from the coding sequence ATGCGGATCACCGACACGGCCGACCTGTGGTGGAAGAACGCCGTCGTCTACTGCCTGGACGTCGAGACCTACCTGGACTGGGACGGCGACGGGTGCGGCGACCTCGTCGGGCTGGCCCAGCGCATCGACCACCTGGCCGACCTCGGCGTCACCTGCCTGTGGCTGATGCCCTTCTACCCGACCGCCGAGCGCGACGACGGCTACGACATCACCGACTTCTACGGCGTCAACCCGCGGCTGGGCACCCACGGCGACCTGGTCGAGGTCATCCGCACCGCCAACGACCGCGGCATGCGGGTCATCGCCGACCTGGTGGTCAACCACACCTCGCGGCAGCACCCCTGGTTCCGCTCGGCCGAGGAGTCCAAGGACTCCCCGTTCCGCGACTTCTACGTCTGGCGGTCCGACCCGCCGCCGGACACCTCCGACCAGGTCGTCTTCCCCGACCAGGAGGACAGCACCTGGACGCTGTCGGAGCCGACGGGGGAGTGGTACCTGCACCGGTTCTACAAGGAGCAGCCCGACCTCGACGTGACCAACCCGCGGGTCCGGGACGAGATCGCCAAGATCATGGGCTTCTGGCTCCAGCTGGGCCTGTCCGGCTTCCGCGTCGACGCCGTCCCGTTCTTCCTGGAGACCGCCGGCGCCGACGGCGGTGCCCTCCCGGACCCGCACGCCTACCTGCGCGCCCTGCGCTCGGTGGTCGGCCGGCGCACCGGGGACGGCGTCCTGCTCGGGGAGGTCAACCTGCCCTACGACCAGCAGCTGGACTTCTTCGGCGGCACCGACGGCGACGAGCTGACCATGCAGTTCGACTTCGTCGGCATGCAGGCGCTCTACCTGGCGATGGCGCGGGCCGACGCCGGGCCGCTGGTCACCGCGCTGGAGGGCCGCCCTGCGCTGAACCCGGACTCGCAGTGGGCCACCTTCGTCCGCAACCACGACGAGCTGACGCTGGACAAGCTCACCGACGACGAGCGCGCCGAGGTGTTCGCCGCGTTCGGCCCCGAGGAGCGCATGCAGGTCTACGGCCGCGGCCTGCGCCGCCGGCTGCCGCCGATGCTGGCCGGCGACCCGCGTCGGGTGCGCATGGTCTACAGCCTGCTGTTCAGCCTGCCGGGTACCCCCGTGCTGTTCTACGGCGAGGAGATCGGCATGGGGGAGGACCTGGACGCCGAGGGCCGCTTCGCCGTCCGCACGCCGATGCAGTGGACCGCCGGCCGGCACGGCGGCTTCTCTCCCGTCGAGGACCCCGCCGCCCTGCCCGGGCCGGTGGTCGACGGCGGGTTCGCGCCGGAGTTCGTCAACGTCGCCGACCAGCGGCACGACCCCGGCTCGCTGCTGTCGTTCGTCAAGCTGCTCATCCGGCGACGCCGGGAGTCACCGGAGCTCGGATGGGGCCGGTTCGCCGTGCTCGCCCAGCCGCACCGGGAGGTGCTGGCCCACCTGTGCAGCTGGGACGACGGCGCGCTGGTCGCCCTGCACAACCTCGGCCCGGAGCCGCGCACGGTGCCGGTGACCCTCGAGGGGTGCGACGCCGGGCACCGGCTGGTCGACCTGCTGGAGGCCGGCGGGACCCCGGTGGACGACGACGGGCGGGCCGAGCTGACCCTGGACGGCTACGGGTACCGCTGGCTGCGCGTGGTCGGGCCGGACAGCCGCCGGCTGGTCTGA
- a CDS encoding sulfite exporter TauE/SafE family protein, which translates to MTVLQSASLVLAGVGAGLVGSVAGLASLVSYPALLATGLPPVAANVTNTVALVLGGVGSASASGPELRHQGRRLLWLSAGGVLGGAAGAALLLLTPSGAFERIVPWLIAAASLALLVQRPPRELAEFGAAAHAGHRDPWWLPVVTLAVAVYGGYFGAAAGVLLLAVYLLSTGEGLARGNAMRTVVLLAANLTAAVAFVLLTPVAWSAALPLAVGLFAGGRLGPRVVRRAPQTALRRLIAVAGLGLAVHLGVQAHG; encoded by the coding sequence GTGACGGTGCTGCAGTCCGCCTCCCTCGTGCTGGCCGGGGTCGGCGCGGGGCTGGTCGGCAGCGTGGCGGGACTGGCCTCGCTGGTGAGCTACCCGGCGCTGCTGGCCACCGGCCTGCCGCCGGTCGCGGCCAACGTGACCAACACCGTGGCGCTGGTGCTGGGCGGGGTGGGTTCGGCCAGCGCGTCCGGGCCGGAGCTGCGCCACCAGGGGCGGCGGCTGCTGTGGCTGTCCGCCGGTGGGGTGCTGGGCGGCGCGGCGGGCGCGGCGCTGCTGCTGCTCACCCCGTCGGGGGCCTTCGAGCGGATCGTGCCGTGGCTGATCGCGGCCGCCTCGCTGGCGCTGCTGGTGCAGCGCCCCCCGCGGGAGCTGGCCGAGTTCGGTGCCGCGGCGCACGCCGGCCACCGGGACCCGTGGTGGCTGCCGGTGGTCACCTTGGCCGTGGCCGTGTACGGCGGCTACTTCGGTGCCGCGGCCGGCGTGCTGCTGCTGGCGGTCTACCTGCTGTCCACCGGCGAGGGCCTGGCGCGGGGCAACGCCATGCGCACCGTGGTGCTGCTGGCGGCGAACCTGACCGCCGCGGTCGCCTTCGTGCTGCTCACCCCGGTGGCCTGGTCGGCGGCGCTGCCGCTGGCCGTCGGCCTGTTCGCCGGGGGGCGGCTGGGCCCGCGGGTGGTGCGCCGCGCGCCGCAGACCGCGCTGCGCCGGCTGATCGCCGTCGCCGGGCTCGGCCTGGCCGTGCACCTGGGCGTGCAGGCCCACGGCTGA
- a CDS encoding sulfite exporter TauE/SafE family protein translates to MTGLEMAAVAAAGLAAGAINAVVGSGTLVTFPVLLAVGLPPVTATISNSLGLVPGNLAGSLGYRRELAGQRGLLLRLLPASVLGALTGAFLLLTLPASSFEAIVPTLVGLAVVLVAVQPLVQRLLARRRPADAPPVRIGGARLAALFAGAYATGSYGGYFAASQGVLQIGVFGLLMRESLQRLNAIKNVLTLAVNGVAAAAYVVVATDRVDWLAATLVAAGSLVGGYAGARVGRRLHPTVLRVAIVVLGCVAIAVLLAR, encoded by the coding sequence ATGACCGGGCTGGAGATGGCCGCCGTCGCCGCGGCGGGGCTGGCCGCCGGAGCCATTAACGCCGTCGTCGGCTCGGGCACGCTGGTGACCTTCCCCGTGCTGCTCGCCGTCGGCCTGCCGCCGGTGACCGCGACGATCAGCAACTCCCTGGGCCTGGTGCCGGGCAACCTGGCCGGGTCGCTGGGCTACCGCCGCGAGCTGGCCGGCCAGCGGGGGCTGCTGCTGCGGCTGCTGCCGGCCTCGGTGCTCGGCGCGCTGACCGGCGCCTTCCTGCTGCTGACCCTGCCGGCGAGCAGCTTCGAGGCGATCGTCCCGACCCTGGTCGGGCTGGCCGTCGTCCTGGTCGCCGTCCAGCCGCTGGTGCAGCGCCTCCTGGCCCGGCGGCGGCCGGCCGACGCCCCGCCGGTGCGGATCGGCGGGGCCCGGCTGGCCGCGCTGTTCGCCGGCGCCTACGCCACCGGCAGCTACGGCGGCTACTTCGCGGCCAGCCAGGGCGTGCTGCAGATCGGCGTGTTCGGGCTGCTGATGCGGGAGTCCCTGCAGCGGCTCAACGCGATCAAGAACGTGCTCACCCTCGCCGTGAACGGCGTCGCCGCCGCGGCCTACGTCGTCGTGGCCACCGACCGGGTCGACTGGCTGGCCGCGACGCTGGTCGCGGCCGGGTCCCTGGTGGGCGGGTACGCCGGCGCCCGCGTCGGCCGCCGGCTGCACCCCACCGTGCTGCGGGTGGCGATCGTCGTGCTCGGCTGCGTGGCCATCGCGGTGCTCCTGGCCCGCTGA
- a CDS encoding GGDEF domain-containing protein: MALPVPGTTGAVVVVGAPAGELAEVVTAVRSTVNQVALALEVSAAHRDLERRARTDPLTGLANSAAFRTALDGQLRDGDPGWLLLVDLDDFKAVNDRLGHLAGDQLLTRLAGRLAGVVRAGDLCARLGGDEFAVLLRGAGEEQARTVGQRVVDLVSRPVRLEEGTARVGASVGLTAVRSGDAARDVVRRADGAMYAAKHAGKDRVEVDTTAPQPPGRGLVTT; encoded by the coding sequence GTGGCGCTGCCGGTCCCCGGCACGACCGGCGCGGTCGTGGTCGTCGGTGCCCCGGCCGGCGAGCTGGCCGAGGTGGTGACCGCCGTCCGCTCCACGGTCAACCAGGTCGCCCTCGCCCTGGAGGTGAGCGCGGCGCACCGGGACCTGGAACGGCGCGCCCGCACCGACCCGCTCACCGGACTGGCCAACAGCGCGGCCTTCCGCACGGCCCTGGACGGGCAGCTGCGCGACGGCGACCCCGGCTGGCTGCTGCTGGTCGACCTCGACGACTTCAAGGCGGTCAACGACCGGCTCGGCCACCTGGCCGGCGACCAGCTGCTGACCCGGCTCGCCGGGCGGCTGGCCGGCGTGGTCCGGGCCGGCGACCTGTGCGCCCGGCTGGGCGGTGACGAGTTCGCCGTCCTGCTGCGCGGCGCCGGCGAGGAGCAGGCCCGGACCGTCGGGCAGCGCGTCGTCGACCTGGTGTCCCGGCCGGTGCGGTTGGAGGAGGGCACGGCGCGCGTCGGGGCGAGCGTGGGGCTGACCGCCGTGCGCTCCGGCGACGCGGCCCGCGACGTCGTCCGCCGGGCCGACGGGGCCATGTACGCGGCCAAGCACGCGGGGAAGGACCGGGTGGAGGTCGACACGACGGCCCCACAGCCGCCCGGCCGGGGGCTGGTCACCACCTGA
- a CDS encoding RNA helicase, translating to MTTPTTAAPLLDDPRDLSALRAAGADPDELFSTFAAWAEGNGTVLYPHQEEALIELVSGAHVVLSTPTGSGKSLVATGAQYAALAQGRRSWYTAPIKALVSEKFFALCGVFGAENVGMLTGDAAVNRDAPVIACTAEVLANVALREGADADVGLVVMDEFHFYGDPDRGWAWQVPLLELPRAQFLLMSATLGDTGWLREDLTRRTGRPTALVASADRPVPLHHWYATTPVHETIQELLDTRQAPVYVVHFTQAAALERAQALMSVNVCTREEKAAIADLIGGFRFTTSFGTTLSRLVRHGIGVHHAGMLPKYRRLVEQLAQAGLLKVICGTDTLGVGINVPIRTVLFSALSKYDGTRTRLLSAREFHQIAGRAGRAGYDTAGTVVVQAPEHEVENLKQFAKVADDPKKRRKLVRRKAPEGMVPWSEATMRRLVDADPEPLTSHFRVSTAMLLDVVDRPGDPFVAMRRLLTDNHEPRKRQLRHVREAIGIARSLLQAGVLERLPEPEPDGRRYDLKIDLPPDFALNQPLSTFALAAIDLLDPDSDTYALDVVSVIEATLDDPRQILAAQLNKARGEAVAQMKAEGIEYEERMELLEEITHPKPLAELLEHAFEVYTRSNPWARDAHLSPKSVVRDVWENAYTFRELVHAYGLTRAEGAVLRYLSDAYKALRSGVPASARTEEVTDLVEWLGELVRQVDSSLLDEWEQLTSADQPLDAPVAVPVRPRPLTGNERAFTAMVRNQLFRRVDLWARRRWYDLGELDRGSGWDADRWGEVVQAYFAEHDEVGTGADARGPALLLWDRDEPGVWRVRQIVDDPAGHHDWGFDVEVDLEASDDEGAVVLRLVEAGRRD from the coding sequence ATGACCACCCCGACGACCGCCGCACCCCTGCTCGACGACCCGCGCGACCTCTCCGCCCTGCGCGCGGCCGGCGCCGACCCCGACGAGCTGTTCAGCACCTTCGCCGCGTGGGCGGAGGGGAACGGCACGGTGCTCTACCCGCACCAGGAGGAGGCGCTGATCGAGCTGGTCAGCGGCGCCCACGTCGTCCTGTCCACCCCGACCGGCTCGGGCAAGTCGCTGGTGGCCACCGGCGCCCAGTACGCCGCCCTGGCGCAGGGACGGCGCAGCTGGTACACCGCGCCGATCAAGGCGCTGGTCAGCGAGAAGTTCTTCGCCCTGTGCGGGGTGTTCGGCGCGGAGAACGTCGGCATGCTCACCGGCGACGCGGCGGTCAACCGGGACGCCCCGGTGATCGCCTGCACCGCCGAGGTACTGGCCAACGTCGCGCTGCGCGAGGGCGCGGACGCCGACGTCGGCCTGGTGGTCATGGACGAGTTCCACTTCTACGGCGACCCCGACCGCGGCTGGGCCTGGCAGGTGCCGCTGCTGGAGCTGCCCCGCGCGCAGTTCCTGCTGATGAGCGCCACGCTCGGCGACACCGGCTGGCTGCGCGAGGACCTCACCCGCCGCACCGGCCGGCCCACCGCGCTGGTGGCCTCCGCAGATCGCCCGGTGCCGCTGCACCACTGGTACGCGACCACGCCGGTGCACGAGACCATCCAGGAGCTGCTGGACACCCGGCAGGCGCCGGTCTACGTCGTGCACTTCACCCAGGCCGCGGCGCTGGAGCGGGCGCAGGCCCTGATGAGCGTCAACGTGTGCACCAGGGAGGAGAAGGCCGCGATCGCCGACCTGATCGGCGGCTTCCGGTTCACCACCTCCTTCGGCACGACGCTGTCGCGGCTGGTCCGCCACGGCATCGGCGTGCACCACGCCGGGATGCTGCCCAAGTACCGGCGGCTGGTGGAGCAGCTGGCCCAGGCCGGGCTGCTCAAGGTCATCTGCGGCACCGACACCCTCGGCGTCGGCATCAACGTGCCGATCCGCACCGTGCTGTTCTCCGCGCTGTCCAAGTACGACGGCACCCGCACCCGGCTGCTGTCCGCCCGCGAGTTCCACCAGATCGCCGGGCGGGCCGGGCGCGCCGGCTACGACACCGCCGGCACCGTCGTCGTGCAGGCGCCGGAGCACGAGGTGGAGAACCTCAAGCAGTTCGCCAAGGTCGCCGACGACCCGAAGAAGCGCCGCAAGCTGGTGCGCCGCAAGGCGCCCGAGGGCATGGTGCCGTGGTCGGAGGCCACCATGCGGCGGCTGGTGGACGCCGATCCCGAGCCGCTGACCAGCCACTTCCGGGTGTCGACGGCGATGCTGCTCGACGTGGTCGACCGCCCCGGCGACCCGTTCGTCGCGATGCGCCGGCTCCTGACGGACAACCACGAGCCCCGGAAGCGGCAGCTGCGGCACGTCCGCGAGGCGATCGGCATCGCCCGCTCGCTGCTGCAGGCCGGCGTGCTCGAACGCCTCCCCGAACCCGAGCCGGACGGGCGCCGCTACGACCTCAAGATCGACCTGCCGCCGGACTTCGCGCTCAACCAGCCGCTGTCGACCTTCGCGCTGGCCGCCATCGACCTGCTCGACCCCGACTCCGACACGTACGCCCTGGACGTGGTGTCGGTGATCGAGGCGACCCTCGACGACCCGCGGCAGATCCTGGCCGCACAGCTGAACAAGGCCCGGGGCGAGGCCGTGGCGCAGATGAAGGCCGAGGGCATCGAGTACGAGGAGCGCATGGAGCTGCTCGAGGAGATCACTCACCCGAAGCCGCTGGCCGAGCTGCTGGAGCACGCGTTCGAGGTCTACACCCGGTCCAACCCGTGGGCCCGGGACGCGCACCTGTCGCCGAAGTCCGTCGTCCGGGACGTGTGGGAGAACGCCTACACCTTCCGCGAGCTGGTGCACGCCTACGGCCTGACCCGCGCGGAGGGGGCGGTGCTGCGCTACCTCTCCGACGCCTACAAGGCGCTGCGCTCCGGCGTCCCGGCGTCCGCGCGCACCGAGGAGGTCACCGACCTCGTCGAGTGGCTCGGCGAGCTCGTCCGCCAGGTCGACTCCAGCCTGCTCGACGAGTGGGAGCAGCTGACCAGCGCCGACCAGCCCCTGGACGCCCCGGTCGCCGTGCCGGTGCGCCCCCGGCCGCTCACCGGCAACGAGCGCGCGTTCACCGCGATGGTCCGCAACCAGCTGTTCCGTCGGGTGGACCTGTGGGCCCGCCGTCGCTGGTACGACCTCGGCGAGCTCGACCGCGGCTCCGGGTGGGACGCCGACCGCTGGGGCGAGGTCGTGCAGGCCTACTTCGCCGAGCACGACGAGGTGGGCACCGGCGCCGACGCCCGCGGGCCCGCGCTGCTCCTCTGGGACCGGGACGAGCCGGGCGTCTGGCGGGTGCGGCAGATCGTCGACGACCCCGCGGGCCACCACGACTGGGGGTTCGACGTCGAGGTCGACCTCGAGGCCTCCGACGACGAGGGTGCGGTGGTGCTGCGCCTGGTGGAGGCCGGCCGCCGCGACTGA
- a CDS encoding SDR family oxidoreductase, producing the protein MSEPRPESQPAQQQDVPGTLAQMDPKPDHGEETYHGSGRLAGKAAVITGGDSGIGRAVAIAFAREGADVLISYLNEHEDAEDTARYVEEAGRRCVLVPGDLADRAHAKTVVPRAVEEFGRVDVLVNNAAFQMSHDSIEEVSDEEWDHTLALNLSAMFTLCKDAVPHMPPGASIINSSSVNSDSPRPNLIAYAMTKAGIANFTASLAQMLVDKGIRANSVAPGPVWTPLIPATMPEEQVASFGEQVPMGRAAQPAELAPVYVMLAGDEASYVSGARVAVTGGKPIL; encoded by the coding sequence GTGTCCGAGCCCCGCCCCGAGTCCCAGCCCGCCCAGCAGCAGGACGTCCCCGGCACCCTGGCGCAGATGGACCCCAAGCCCGACCACGGCGAGGAGACCTACCACGGCTCCGGCCGCCTGGCCGGCAAGGCCGCGGTCATCACCGGCGGCGACAGCGGCATCGGCCGGGCGGTCGCGATCGCGTTCGCTCGGGAGGGCGCCGACGTCCTCATCTCCTACCTCAACGAGCACGAGGACGCGGAGGACACCGCCCGGTACGTCGAGGAGGCCGGCCGCCGGTGCGTGCTGGTGCCCGGCGACCTGGCCGACCGCGCGCACGCCAAGACCGTGGTCCCCCGGGCGGTCGAGGAGTTCGGTCGGGTCGACGTCCTGGTCAACAACGCCGCGTTCCAGATGAGCCACGACTCCATCGAGGAGGTCTCCGACGAGGAGTGGGACCACACGCTGGCGCTGAACCTCTCGGCGATGTTCACCCTGTGCAAGGACGCCGTGCCGCACATGCCGCCCGGCGCGTCGATCATCAACTCGTCGTCGGTCAACTCCGACAGCCCGCGCCCGAACCTCATCGCCTACGCGATGACCAAGGCCGGCATCGCCAACTTCACCGCGTCCCTGGCCCAGATGCTGGTCGACAAGGGCATCCGGGCCAACAGCGTCGCCCCCGGCCCGGTGTGGACGCCGCTGATCCCGGCGACCATGCCCGAGGAGCAGGTGGCGAGCTTCGGGGAGCAGGTGCCGATGGGCCGGGCCGCGCAGCCGGCCGAGCTCGCGCCGGTGTACGTGATGCTGGCCGGCGACGAGGCGTCCTACGTCTCCGGCGCCCGGGTCGCGGTCACTGGCGGCAAGCCCATCCTCTGA
- the mmuM gene encoding homocysteine S-methyltransferase, with protein MPDVPLATALAAGPLLLDGGLATELEAQGHDLSSALWSARLLHEDPEAVVAAHAAFAAAGAQVATTASYQVSVGRLGAAEARRLTVRSVHLAERGAPQAWVAGSVGPYGAALADGSEYTGDYADEVGVAALREWHRPRMQWLAEAGADVLACETVPAAAEAEALLEEADGLGLPVWLSLTTVVDGDGVVRSRRGEPAAEVFAMARGVEAVLAVGVNCTDPAGVPAAVAAAAAAGKPVVAYPNSGERWDAAGRRWTGTPGLSPDAARRWLDAGVRGLGGCCRVGPASIAALADALT; from the coding sequence GTGCCGGACGTCCCCCTCGCCACCGCGCTGGCCGCCGGCCCGCTGCTGCTCGACGGCGGCCTGGCCACCGAGCTGGAGGCGCAGGGGCACGACCTGTCCTCCGCGCTGTGGTCGGCCCGGCTGCTGCACGAGGACCCGGAGGCGGTCGTGGCCGCGCACGCCGCCTTCGCCGCCGCGGGCGCCCAGGTGGCCACGACGGCCAGCTACCAGGTGTCGGTGGGGCGGCTGGGCGCCGCGGAGGCCCGGCGGCTCACCGTCCGCTCGGTGCACCTGGCCGAGCGCGGGGCGCCGCAGGCGTGGGTCGCCGGGTCGGTCGGCCCCTACGGGGCGGCCCTGGCCGACGGGTCGGAGTACACCGGCGACTACGCCGACGAGGTGGGGGTGGCCGCGCTGCGGGAGTGGCACCGACCCCGGATGCAGTGGCTGGCCGAGGCCGGCGCCGACGTCCTGGCCTGCGAGACGGTGCCCGCGGCCGCCGAGGCCGAGGCGCTGCTCGAGGAGGCCGACGGCCTCGGCCTGCCGGTGTGGCTGTCGCTCACCACGGTCGTGGACGGCGACGGCGTGGTGCGCAGCCGCCGCGGCGAGCCCGCGGCCGAGGTGTTCGCCATGGCCCGCGGCGTGGAGGCGGTGCTCGCCGTCGGCGTCAACTGCACCGACCCCGCCGGGGTGCCCGCCGCCGTGGCCGCGGCCGCGGCGGCGGGCAAGCCGGTGGTCGCCTACCCCAACAGCGGCGAGCGCTGGGACGCCGCCGGACGCCGCTGGACCGGCACCCCCGGCCTGTCCCCGGACGCGGCACGCCGGTGGCTGGACGCCGGCGTGCGTGGCCTCGGCGGCTGTTGCCGGGTGGGCCCGGCGTCGATCGCCGCGCTGGCCGACGCGCTCACGTGA